AAAAGCATCATCTCCACAGGGGACAAGTGGACATGGAAATTTGTTCAGAACCAGAACAAATGTCCACCTCCTCAAAGCCTTAAACTGTTTCAATAATATGCTAAATGTTTACTGAGCTTAATActgatgtttccttttttacacAACATCCATAAGGGTGCTCACATTTAGTAAATATGACATTTAGAAACTATGACATTTGGTATAATCTCATCATTTGACTGCATTATATTGAACTATTTAAACCCATTCAGCTGTTGTTTGGAGAGGGTTTGATTTAAATAGTTTATAAttcatgttaaaataatgtgtatTCGTGGttatttctaaatttaatgAGCTATAGAATTGGTTAGAAAGTAAGAAAACTGAGGCAAAAATATGAGAAAGAACACAGAATGTGTGacacaaaatacagaaacactgaCTAAGGttgtgaggaaaaaaactgttgtcAGTCATGTTGTCAGTCATGTTGTCAGTCATGCCCAACCTTGTCTCTGGAAAGACACATTGTAGCTAGTGAATTATTTGTAGTCACTTATTTTTGCTATGGTCAATGGTGTTTTACCAATTTCAGCCAAAACCTGCCAAAGCATAACTGTGGACTGATAATGACAGCTAGCTCCCCATTCAGTAGCACGATAAAGCTTGAGCAGGCTGCATGATTTGTTGTGCATCAATCAGCTGATGTCTAACTTCTTCCCTCCTTATTCATTGCTTATCTTTATGGATTTGCTTGATGTATGGATATTCATATCCAGTCTGCCACAGAACCATGGAGTTTCTGGGGATCAGCCATGTTGAGTTGTCAGTTGTGAGTTGGGGAACTTTTATCTCTTGGAAAGTTTACCTTGACCATTCAGACATGCAGTGTGCACTGAATCCATGGATGGATAATGAGACAACTGGTCTATGACCACAGATGTAGAAGGCTCTCCAACCttaagacaaatattttttgtcaaGAGGCTGTTtgggttgttttgtgtctctatttttgacattttgtgtctttgtctgttttgcatcaatatttgtttttgcatctttgtgGTAGTTTTACATGTAATCACTTGCATCCATGTTTAGTagatttgtatatatttttagtcATTATGACCTTCTTCCAGTTGTTCTTTGTGGCAGTTTTGGGTTAAATCTGCATCTACACAAGGAAAATCTCCTACTGGGTTGTGTGACTCTGGCCCCTAAACCATCAAGCATGATATCAGCATTATAGAGAGGCGGCAGTGGCTCTTCCCGACCATATGTctaagtgtctttgggcaaaacacgctgtggcgaccctgaactcacaggataaaccgaaatgacaaaaaaaaaacaaaaaaagagagagagaagtgataAAAATAGAtctcacaggataaaccgaacggacaaaaaaaaaagaaattatagaGGTTCGTCCTCGAAAATAGGAAATATAACTGCACTGGCTAATTCCAGTCCTGTAGAGGCCAGTAATAATCGTAGTGGTGTCTACATCATCATACatagcagaagaagaagaagaataaaaaacactgtgtgcagtTTCATCAGAAACCAATCGAGCATCAAGTCTGTGCAGGTAAACTGGAgataaacattttgttgttcGTGTATTTATGTGAACTAGAGATGAACAGATGAATGTACGTTACTGCTCGAGTCTGACAGTGAATGAAAATAACAGCTGCTGAGTTTGTGTCGAGTTTAATATTACAAAGTAAGCATTTATTACAGCGCTGTAACGAAGGTATTAGCCGTTAAATTTTTTgccaatgatgaaaaaaaagtttcaatatgttttatttttaacggAAATCGGTGTTCTGTGTTtcgggcggcagtggctcagtagGTAGAGTGGCCGTCTCCCAACAGCAGAGTCTGAGATTCGCGACCAGGCGCTGCACTACTGTGTCGGGTGAGGTCCCACGAGGTGACTGTAGAAGCCGGGCAGGGTTGCGTCAGTAAGGGAATCcggtaaaaactgtaccaaatcaacgtGTCGAAAAATGGTTCGCTGTGACGACccagaactcacaggataaaccaaatgacaaaaataaatgtatagaagATCATTCTAGAAAATAGAAGTaacaggataaaccgaaaggacaaaaaaataaaattggtgTTCCGCGtttactactactctcctttcggcttatctcgcgagttcagggtcgccacagcggatccttgtccgcatgttgatttggcacagttttttcgccggatgcccttcctgactcaaccctccccaatttggtGTTCCGCGTTTACTGTGGTTGAAATAATATTAGCGATGGCAATAAGAAATACAGGTGACCGTGGCGAGTCCTGTGCAAAGCCCGCAGACGTCAGCAATCGTTCTCGCTAGGAGTCTTAAGTTTGTCTCATTTATCACATTTCCCTTTATATCAAGTcgaattaaaatgaaatagcATTTCTCCAGGTCAAAAGTGTATTCAAACCAGTCAGCATGCTAATTAAAGatattcacaatcacattcttACTAGTAGATGTTGTATCTCAAGATTTCTACAACTTGGATTTTACTAATCAAAACTACTTTTAAGATATCTAAAACTCATTAAAAAGCATAAGTGGCCAATATACACTAACATTTAATTGCTGGGCTggatatatatttacataatgcGATTTTTTCCTAATAAAGATATTAATAAATTTGACATATCCACAAATACATTCTTTATTATCTACAAGTGTCATCAAATGAAGTAACTTTTGCTAATTGTGTGTATTGGGCTTTTAAGTTATCCACATCATCATTGTTGGGGACTGTGTTGCAGGAGAACCATGAAATGCATCAAATTGCATCATTATGAATGTTATTGTCTCATCCAATACCTTTTGTTGAAAATTCATGATATTGATATTCGACTAAATATAACAGAGGAAATAAAGAGGATAGTAATCCATACCAAACCTGcttctcctctcttttccaCAGCTGTGAAATGTGTGGTATCTGGGCTTTGTTTGGCAGTGATGAGTGCCTGTCAGTTCAGTGCACTAATGCCATGAAGATTGGTCACAGGGGTCCTGATGCCTTCCGCTTTGAGAATGTCAACGGTTTTACCAACTGCTGCTTTGGCTTCCACCGGCTGGCAATCGTGGACCAGTTGTACGGCATGCAGCCCTTGCGTATCAAGAAGTTCCCCTTCTTGTGGCTTTGCTACAATGGAGAAATTTACAACCACCTGACGGTAACAATGTGTTAAGTGCTTTTCTGAAAGATTTTCTTGGTTGTTGGAGACAACAATCGCACAGTGTGTaacagttgaaaaatgttttccagcATAAGAATGTTGTATCTTGCCCCTGGAATTAATTGCTTTTCACTTCTAGaaaaagtgacacacacacttaatctGCTTACTGCCTACTTATCACTGATGAGCAATGTGAACCTTCAACAGAAAAGTTAGCCTTTTTTGTCCTGTCGTGTAACACAGTCCTGTCATTTGTTGATATGAACAGGGGGAAAAGGGAGTTGTAATTCAGtatatatatttcacattcagtTGTATTTGATAAAAATTATTGAATTGAAGGGGATTTGTTGtattattggaaaaaaaatcaggtttaGCTTTGACCAAAATATGCAGAGGAAGCAAAGTGAAAGAACAGCATTACAACTTTGGTGTCTCTCAGGTGGTTTTGTCTAACCCTGTGTTATTTAATTGTCATGGCATGGACGTTTCTGTAAAAGAATCAGGAAATCATCCAAACCAATGTGTGCACCAATGTTCTTTCAGCTCAAGAAGCAGTTTGAATTTGATTACCAGACCAAAGTAGACGGTGAGATTTTGCTTCATCTCTATGACCGATTTGGCATCAAGAAGATGGCTTCTCTTCTGGACGGAGTATTTGCTTTCATTCTGCTggacacagcaaacagaaaagtCTTTTTGGGAAGAGATACATATGGGGTCCGGCCTTTGTTCAAACTCCTCACAGATAATGGATTCCTTGCAGTCTGCTCAGAGGCCAAAGGTAAAGGGATAGTTTCTTATTCCTTGTTGAGTCTGGATCTTATGAAGAGAAATGTTATAAACCTTTTTGCTATTTGTTTACAGGCCTTACCAATATTACCCATGCAATGGCCACTCCTCCCAACATTGTGCCTTTTCCCCCTGGACATTATGAGGTCTTTAATTTGAAGCAGAATGGCAAAGTTCAGTCACTCCAGTTGGAGCAGTTCCACTGCTGTACACAAGAGCCTGCTCATGCCATCTACGACACTGTGGAGAGACTGCCCACAAGTATGAATTATTCATGGTTAACTTCGTTAGTTTAGTTGTTTGGTGATATGTGGCAAATTTTACAATGATGCTTCTCCGTAGGTTTTGATGAggaaactgtgaaaaacaacatCAGAACCCTTTTTGAGAATGCTGTAAGGAAACGTCTGATGGCTCACAGGAGGATTGGTTGCCTTCTGTCAGGTAGTTTGATATTCTGGCATCTTTATTCTAAAACATCTTTTTGGCTATTTGTTACATGAAACATTaatttgttaatgtaaatgtggtCCAAACTTTCACTGTTTCATGGTGTTTTCCTccaattttatttaatgaaactgaaatgaacTTCATAACATAGTTTTTGGTTTATCCTGTTAAAAAACTGATCACTGATCATTTGTATCGATGATCCTCcttcatgtgtttttgtcaggTGGTCTTGACTCTAGTTTGGTTGCTGCTACACTGGTGAAACTGGCCAAAGAGGAGAAGCTCAAGTATCCTATCCAGACATTTTCAATCGGCTCAGATGACAGTCCAGACATCATAGCTGCTCGCAAGGTGAGTTCTACACTTTCTGATCCCTTTGTCCATGATGTGAACTAATTCCAGTAACGTATCCAAAAAGTGTTTGTGACTATAACAGTATGGCATGTTTTGGTGTTTAATGTCGGTTCTCTGAAATACTTGGAAGtcagtatgtttttttattttggtgtttgttAGGTTGCAGCTCACATTGGCAGTGAACACCATGAGGTGAACTTCACTGCAGAAGAGGGCATCCAAGCATTAGAGGAAGTCATCTTCCACCTGGAGACCTATGACATCACCACCATACGTGCCTCTGTTGGTGAGTGTAAAACAAAGCAGTGCAGAGAATCTGTTGctgtaaataaagtacaaaaactcAACCTTTGGTATGTGTAAGAATGTAAAAGTTATATACGTAAAAACATGTAAGAAATCTGTGTTGTATCTAGATTACTTGAAAAGAAGCATTTCTGAAGCTTTTGAGATAAAGTGCTAAATTTATTTGCCATGAAATTGTTACCTCGACTGCAACTTTGAGTCCCTCACATTTGCGCTTTTCAATGCGGAGATTGAGGTGAATGAGTTTGCTGAATCACTGAATTTCTTTTCCTCCTGATGGGCTTATTCGAATCCCAGTGGAATTCACTGACATTAGTGAATTGATCAGAGAGGACTGTGTGGGCAACAGACCAGATACGGACTGTGTCACATTCCATAAATGACTATCTTGTAATAAAAGTGAAGAATCctccaataaataaatgaccacTACACAGTTCTCGAGTATGATATGATCCCGGTCCCAGAAAATCTTACAGTGCATGTAGGTTGGGGGTTCACCACTGGATTATCCAGAATGCTGTgcaaggtaaaataaaataaaaaaactcaaccTGATCAAGAAATAATCAGCCCAATATTTCTTATTATGAAATCAAATCAGTCAAATTCTGAAATCAAAACACACTGTATGCtctcattttgttatttgtttgtaaGATTGTAATGTGCTATTTCAAACTGCAGTGTGGATCATGATCTTCAGAGATGTTCCAGACAGTTCTGTATAAACGTCACTAATTTGtggtgtgtctctctctctctctctctctctctctctctctctctctctctctctctctctctctctctctctatatatatatatatatatatatatatatatatatatatatatatatatatatatatatatattttttttttttttaatttattttttggtgcAGTCTTTACCAGCATTCTTCTGCTTGCTCCACTGTAGGGATGTACTTGGTTTCAAAGTACATCAGGGAGAAGACGGACAGTGTGGTGATCTTCTCTGGAGAGGGTTCTGATGAGCTGACTCAAGGATACATTTACTTCCACAAGGTACAGTATGTTCTCCAGTAACTAATAACAGCAACGTAATCAGTCAGATTGTTGTTTGATACAAGTCACTTTTGTTCAAGGCagatatttttagttattttattactaACAATGTTATTACATAGATGGAATATGGTCACACTTCATATTAAGAGTTCAGATCAGTAACATAAGTAGTAATCTAGCAACATAGGAGAAATGCTATTTACAGtcattaataactttattgTCTCCACAGGAAAATTGCCTTTGTATAAGCACTTAACCAGGATTAACGTAGCCCCTATAGGCTCATCATTTCAGTGCTTAATAGcaaattaagttaaattaaaagaaacgTGGATTCATGTACTCTCTTTTATAGTTGGACATATTTACAATTCTACCTATTTATCTTAATCTCCATGACATAATCCCTTATCATGAACACATACATCTTTTCTAAGCTTCCGTCTGTACCCACCCCATAACCTCGtgtcattcattgttttttcatttattgtcttAACAAAATGAACCAAGAGGAACTGTGAATTGTATTGTCAGTTCAGAGTTTTGGAAGTGACACAGATAAAGGTACATGATACGTGTTCAGTATAGAGCTGTGTTCTTCCTCCAGGCTCCGACtcccaaagcagcagcagaggacagTGTTCGACTGATGAAGGAACTCTACCTGTTTGATGTTCTCCGTGCTGATCGCACCACTGCTGCACATGGGTAACACTTTACTGATTTACCTCTGACCTCAATGAAGAACTGAGACTATTATCATCTCATTGAAACATCTTACACAAAATAAGTCAgtcatcataaataaaaaaaaaacactgcactgcTTGCATGAAACATAAACTATAGTAAGATCCTCAAAAGATGGCTACTCTGAACAGCTTCTAGCtcaataaaaatctaaacagaaGGCAGAGTATTTATTTGAGAATTGCTGAACAACATGTTACAATAGTGAGTCATAAGTCTCCTTAGTAAAAGTAGAAACAGAAATAATCATTTCTCCTGATTAAACAATCATTAATTGATGACCTTTTGAAAttaagtttttagttttttttttctaaaggtgAGAATATCTTacatttttctgatatttttatcCAGGAAGTCGGTTTCTGAATTGTCCAGAAAAGCAGTGACTTAATAGTTTGGCGAAAGGAATTGTAGTAATTAATATTGTACCGCAGATTTTaggaatttattatttattattattattattaatatactgATAAATAAAGTTATCAACTTTTCCTACTAGCTGATGTGCAATGCCTTGTTAAGGGGCTTACAATTCTTTATTGATGTGATATTATAAGAAACACGTTCTTTCAGATGAGTAGGATTTTAGGCTTTGCAAGGGCCAATCCAGAAACACCAAATTAAATGCATCAAGcagctttcacacatgcactactGCATGTAAGAACATAAGTATTTGAGTCAGATAGCTCGGACATTATCTGAACTTAATCCTGCGAGCCTGTAGTACAAAGACTGGGTGATGTCTAAATGAGCTGGTGCTTGAATAGAGCAGCAAGTGGGCAGGTTGATGTTGTTTCCATCAAGCGACTAGCATGgcatctattttatttattattttttggacTGGCACAGCTGGCTCACAATTTTTCCAGGCGTATTAACTCATACAGTGTTTGAAACAACATACTCAGACGTTGTCTAGAACTGATTCAACTAAAATTGGCCGGAGTTCATAGGTAAACTCCTGACTGTTCTGACTCTGCCTTGTTCAAGTCCATTTGAAAGGTTATGTTACAGTCTTTTCTCTTGACACCAGACCCCACTAATTCTTTGGAACCTGCTCCTTTAAAAATGGATCGTATTCTGATTCGGATTCATTTTTAAGGATCAAACGATCAGTTTTGTAAATTACGCATTTTAATCAGCTCATCTGgtgttcctttttatttttcagtctgGAGCTGAGAGTGCCTTTCCTAGACCACCGATTTACAGCATACTATCTCTCGCTGCCTGAGGAGATGAGGATTCCAAAGGTCAGTTTGAGCTGTGTAGCTATTGTCCTTCTGTTAAACTGGTTTGTGCACGCTTGACGTCCAAAAGATCTGGGCccttatttatttgaaatcttgTGTAAGCAGCATGGAATGGAAAAGCACCTACTGAGAGAGTCCTTCAAAGGTCTCAACTTGATCCCTGATGAGATTCTGTGGAGGCGCAAAGAAGCCTTCAGTGATGGTGTGATGTCTGAGAAGAAGTCCTGGTATACGTTCCTGCAGGAGCATGTAGAATCTATGGTAAGTATTACTGTGAAGTTACATTGTAATACAGCAAGTTCAGAATATCATTATAATATTATGAGAAACTGGGAGAATTCACCTTATTCAAAGGACAAGGGGCAAAACCAATACTGAACAGCCATGATCTTAGGACTCCATTAAACACAGGTGTGATTCTGTGGAAATTACTACATGGGCTCAGCAACACCTCTTAAAACTGTGCCCAGTTCAAAAGCcagcaacacaatgccaaaccacTTCTGCACGCTTTTCtacagcatggctcagtagttCAAGTAGCTCAATTCACATTGAACATACATTATATTGATAGGTGAATtcacagtttcaacatttgatgtcTTTgacatatatattaaaatagatGTAAAATCATTTGCTATTCTCAAATTATAGCTTTTTACTGACACACAAAAtcccaattttttttaaacatggtaCATAGTTCATAGCTTGAAAAGCATGTACCACTAAGAAAAATAGTAGAGGACAGCACCAAGTAGCGTTACATAGCTTTTACTACACAAAAGCTCCTGCGTAGTGCCACAATGTTTGACctgctctcttcttctctcaggTGAACGATGACCAGATGGAGAAGGCTCGCAAGATGTTTTCTCACAATCCTCCGTGCAACAAAGAGGCCTATCACTTCAGAGAGGTATTTGAGAAGCACTACCCAGGCCGAGCTGAGTGGCTCTCCCATTACTGGATGCCACGCTGGATAAACGCTATCGACCCATCAGCTCGGACCCTGTCTATCTATAAACCCGATAAAGACCAGTGATTCACTGGACCAGCTGTGTGCCTGTCAGTCAGCCAGCAATATGTTGGGCTTTCTGGTATAATCTAGGTCTCATTCCTAAAATTACTATGTGGAACTCCAAGTTAACTTTATTTACAGGAGTTGCAGTTTGCTTTTTAGTCAGATACAAATGGTACTAGTGACCCACTGGAGgtggtggttaaaaaaaatgctaaaggaacagtttgttttataccttaatgttcttcttcttcttcttcttcttttcctttcggctgctccctttcaggggtcgccacagcgaatcatgtgcctccatctaactctgtcctctgcatcctcttcactcacaccaactaacttcatgtcctccctcactacatccataaatctcctctttggtcttcctctagacctcctgcctggcagctccaacctcagcatccttctaccgatatattcacagtttctcctctgaacatgtccaaaccacctcaatctggcctctctgactttatctccaaaacatctaacatgagctgtccctctgatgtactcattcctgatcctgtccatcctcgtcactcccaaagagaacctcaacatcttaagctctgcaacctccagctctgcctcctgtcttttcttcagtgcaacagtctctaagccgaacaacattgctggtctcaccaccgtcttgaacacctttcctttcattctcgctgatactcttttatcacacaacacacctgacacttttctccacccgttccaacctgcctgcactcgcctcttcacctcttttccacactcaccgttgctctgaaccgttgaccctaaatacttaaagtcctgcaccttcttcacctctgctccctgtaacctcaccgttccacctgggtccctctcattcacacacatgtattctgtcttgctgcggctaagattcattcctctgttttccagagcagacctccacttctctagattttcctccacctgctccctgctctcactacaaataacaatgtcatctgcaaacatcatagtccagggagattcttgtctaacctcatctgtcagtctgtccatcaccagagcaaacaagaaggggctcaaagccgatccttgatgcagacccacctccaccttgaactcctctgtcaaacctacagcacacctcaccactgtcttacagctctcatacatgtcctgcaccactctaacatacttctctgccactccagacgtcctcatacaataccacagctcctctcttggcaccctgtcatacgctttttctaaatctacgaagacacaatgcaactccctatgaccctctctgtacttctccatcagcgtcctcaaagcaaatactgcatctgttgtactctttctaggcatgaaaccatattgctgctcacaaatgttcacctctgcccttagccgagcttccactactctttcccacaacttcattgtgtgactcatcagctttattcctctgtagttgccacagctctgcgcatctcccttgttcttaaaaattggtaccagtacacttttcctccagtcctctggcatcctctcactctccaagatcttgttaaacaaactagtcaaaaactctactgccacctctcctagacacttccatacctccacaggtatgtcatcaggaccaactgcctttccactcttcatcctcttcaatgtcctcctcacttcactcttactaatctttgctacttcctgcttcacaacagtcacctcttctactcttcgttccctttcattttcctcgttcatcaactcttcaaagtactccttccatcttcccatcacactactggcacctgtcaatacatttccatccttatctttaatcaccctaacctgctgcacatcctttccatctctatctctttgtctggccaacctgtacaaatccacctctccctctttagtgtccaacctagcatacaagtcctcatatgctctttgtttggcctttgccacctctatcttcaccttacgctgtatctccctgtactcctgtctactctcttcagtcctctcagtgtcccacttcttcttagctaacctctttctctgtatacactcctgaactgcctcgttccaccaccaagtctccttgtccgctttcctctttccagatgacacaccgagtaccctcctacctgtctccctgatcaaattagctgtagtagtccagtcatctggaagcacctccaaaccacccagagtctgtctcagctcctccctgaaaactaaacgacattcttcctttttcaacttccaccacttcgtcctctgctctgccttagtcctccttatcttcctcaccaccagcatcattttgcacaccaccatcctgtgttgtctggctacactctcccctaccaatgctttacagtcactgatctctttcagattacaacgtctacataagatgtagtctacctgagtgcttctccctccgctcttgtacgtcaccctatgttcctgcctcttctgaaagaaagtgtttactacagccatttccattctctttgcaaagtcaaccaccatctgaccttctgcgttcctgtcctgaacaccaaacctgcccataacagtctcatcacctctgttcccttcacctacatgcccattgaaatctgcaccaatgacaactctctcacctctggggatgctctgcatcacttcatctaactcactccagaatttctccttctcttctaactcacatcctacctgtggggcattaccactcacaacattgaacatcaccccttcaac
The nucleotide sequence above comes from Channa argus isolate prfri chromosome 1, Channa argus male v1.0, whole genome shotgun sequence. Encoded proteins:
- the LOC137130363 gene encoding asparagine synthetase [glutamine-hydrolyzing]-like; the protein is MCGIWALFGSDECLSVQCTNAMKIGHRGPDAFRFENVNGFTNCCFGFHRLAIVDQLYGMQPLRIKKFPFLWLCYNGEIYNHLTLKKQFEFDYQTKVDGEILLHLYDRFGIKKMASLLDGVFAFILLDTANRKVFLGRDTYGVRPLFKLLTDNGFLAVCSEAKGLTNITHAMATPPNIVPFPPGHYEVFNLKQNGKVQSLQLEQFHCCTQEPAHAIYDTVERLPTSFDEETVKNNIRTLFENAVRKRLMAHRRIGCLLSGGLDSSLVAATLVKLAKEEKLKYPIQTFSIGSDDSPDIIAARKVAAHIGSEHHEVNFTAEEGIQALEEVIFHLETYDITTIRASVGMYLVSKYIREKTDSVVIFSGEGSDELTQGYIYFHKAPTPKAAAEDSVRLMKELYLFDVLRADRTTAAHGLELRVPFLDHRFTAYYLSLPEEMRIPKHGMEKHLLRESFKGLNLIPDEILWRRKEAFSDGVMSEKKSWYTFLQEHVESMVNDDQMEKARKMFSHNPPCNKEAYHFREVFEKHYPGRAEWLSHYWMPRWINAIDPSARTLSIYKPDKDQ